A genomic stretch from Pontivivens ytuae includes:
- a CDS encoding glycerophosphodiester phosphodiesterase family protein: MTTHLLRGTALATLFAGAALAQSVDLGPRPYFLVDQMRDGELKSQLQACEGPWETSSFSIGHRGAPMQFPEHTVESNVAAARMGAGILECDVTFTEDLELVCRHAQNDLHTTTNILASDLAETCVTPFTPASGDTEAVAECRTSEITLAEYRTLEGKMDAANSAGTTVEEYMDGTAGWRTDLYAATTGTLMTHAESIELFDSLGADFTPELKSPSVEMPFNGFSQEDYAQKLVDEYKAAGIDPSRVWLQSFNLDDVLYWIENEPDFGAQAVYLDDRYEAEDEDEGLIDPMDASTFRPTMAELAEMGVQYIAPPTWMLVTLDDAGEIIPSVYAEEAQAAGLNIITWTIERSGPLGTGGGWYYQSIADAAVERNDGVMMELIHVLAQDVGVAGIFSDWPATTTFYANCMGLD; the protein is encoded by the coding sequence ATGACGACGCACCTTCTTCGGGGGACGGCGCTCGCAACGCTGTTCGCCGGTGCCGCCCTGGCCCAGTCCGTCGATCTCGGCCCGCGCCCCTATTTCCTTGTCGACCAGATGCGCGACGGCGAGCTGAAATCCCAGCTTCAGGCCTGCGAAGGTCCTTGGGAGACCTCGTCCTTCTCCATCGGTCACCGCGGTGCGCCGATGCAGTTCCCCGAGCATACGGTCGAGTCGAACGTCGCCGCCGCGCGCATGGGCGCGGGCATCCTGGAATGCGACGTGACCTTCACCGAGGATCTGGAGCTGGTCTGCCGCCACGCGCAGAACGACCTGCACACCACGACCAACATCCTTGCCAGCGATCTGGCCGAAACCTGCGTGACGCCCTTCACCCCGGCCTCCGGCGATACGGAGGCGGTGGCCGAGTGCCGGACGTCCGAGATCACGCTGGCCGAGTACCGCACGCTCGAGGGCAAGATGGATGCCGCGAACTCCGCCGGCACCACGGTCGAGGAGTACATGGACGGCACCGCCGGCTGGCGCACCGACCTCTATGCCGCGACGACCGGCACGCTGATGACCCATGCGGAGTCCATTGAACTCTTCGACAGCCTCGGCGCCGACTTCACGCCGGAGCTCAAGTCGCCCTCCGTCGAGATGCCGTTCAACGGTTTCTCCCAGGAGGACTACGCCCAGAAGCTGGTGGACGAGTACAAGGCGGCGGGCATCGATCCGTCCCGCGTGTGGCTGCAGTCCTTCAACCTCGACGACGTGCTCTACTGGATCGAGAATGAGCCCGATTTCGGTGCGCAGGCGGTCTATCTCGACGACCGCTACGAGGCGGAGGACGAGGATGAGGGCCTGATCGACCCGATGGACGCCTCGACCTTCCGTCCCACGATGGCCGAGCTTGCCGAGATGGGCGTGCAGTACATCGCGCCGCCGACCTGGATGCTGGTGACCCTCGACGACGCGGGCGAGATCATCCCGTCCGTCTATGCCGAGGAGGCGCAAGCCGCCGGTCTCAACATCATCACCTGGACCATCGAGCGCTCCGGCCCGCTGGGCACCGGCGGCGGCTGGTACTACCAGTCCATCGCGGACGCGGCGGTCGAGCGCAATGACGGCGTGATGATGGAGCTGATCCACGTGCTGGCCCAGGATGTGGGCGTCGCGGGCATCTTCTCCGACTGGCCGGCGACGACGACGTTCTATGCCAACTGCATGGGTCTGGACTAA
- a CDS encoding Bcr/CflA family efflux MFS transporter: protein MLRPATTPPHLITLIFATALSVVTLNLFLPGLPAIAEEFDASYATVSLSLSGYFLVTAVVQLFAGPLSDRYGRRPVILGGLALFFVASVGCLRAESIESFLFWRVLQAAVASGAALSMAVVRDTVPEREAARRIGLIGMAMALGPMVAPLIGGLLGEAFGWRASFALYAALGFGLLLLVWADLGETNGSRGRPLREQMADYPRLLRDGRFWGYAATSALSLCCVFVVMLGAPTLGEAESLSQGAVGLALAVTPVGYIVGTGATTRLARHFPGPRLILLGRFISMGGMVLALVLAVTGVPLALYFGCFAAIGIGNGLTLPAAYSGAMSVRPELAGSAASLVSALNVIVGAVVTAAAGAMPAVISDRAGLALVLVLICTGALAAGLFTRRIVARTATA from the coding sequence GTGCTTCGCCCCGCCACCACACCGCCGCACCTGATCACGCTGATCTTCGCGACCGCGCTGTCGGTGGTGACGCTCAACCTCTTCCTACCCGGCCTGCCCGCCATCGCGGAGGAGTTCGATGCGAGCTACGCCACCGTCAGCCTGTCGCTGAGCGGCTATTTCCTCGTGACGGCGGTCGTGCAGCTCTTCGCCGGGCCGCTCTCAGACCGCTACGGCCGCCGTCCGGTGATCCTCGGCGGGCTCGCACTGTTTTTCGTGGCCTCGGTCGGTTGCCTGCGCGCGGAGAGCATCGAGAGCTTCCTGTTCTGGCGCGTCCTGCAGGCCGCCGTCGCCTCCGGCGCGGCCCTCTCGATGGCCGTGGTGCGCGACACCGTGCCGGAGCGGGAGGCCGCGCGCCGCATCGGGCTGATCGGGATGGCCATGGCGCTCGGCCCCATGGTGGCGCCGCTCATCGGCGGACTGCTGGGTGAGGCCTTCGGCTGGCGGGCCTCCTTCGCGCTTTACGCCGCGCTGGGCTTCGGCCTGCTGCTCCTCGTCTGGGCCGATCTGGGCGAGACCAATGGCAGCCGTGGCCGTCCGCTCCGGGAGCAGATGGCCGACTACCCGCGGCTGCTTCGGGACGGGCGCTTCTGGGGCTATGCGGCCACCAGCGCCCTGTCGCTCTGCTGCGTCTTCGTCGTGATGCTTGGGGCTCCCACCTTGGGTGAGGCGGAGTCTCTGTCGCAGGGCGCCGTCGGCCTGGCGCTCGCCGTCACGCCGGTGGGCTACATTGTCGGGACCGGTGCGACGACGCGTCTGGCACGGCACTTTCCGGGGCCGCGACTGATCCTGCTCGGCAGGTTCATCTCAATGGGCGGCATGGTGCTGGCCCTCGTCCTCGCGGTCACCGGCGTGCCGCTTGCCCTCTACTTCGGCTGTTTTGCGGCAATCGGGATCGGCAACGGGCTGACCCTGCCGGCCGCCTATTCCGGCGCGATGTCCGTCCGGCCGGAGCTGGCGGGCAGTGCCGCGAGCCTCGTCAGCGCGCTCAACGTCATCGTGGGGGCCGTGGTCACCGCGGCGGCCGGAGCGATGCCGGCCGTGATCTCCGATCGGGCGGGTCTCGCCCTTGTCCTCGTGCTGATCTGCACCGGCGCGCTCGCCGCGGGTCTCTTTACCCGCCGCATCGTCGCGCGCACCGCAACCGCCTGA
- the guaA gene encoding glutamine-hydrolyzing GMP synthase — MTDQSHDRLLIVDFGSQVTQLIARRLREARIYCEIHPFQKVTDTFLADFAPKAVILSGGPASVTEAGSPRAAEGVFGAGVPVLGICYGQQVMMEQLGGRVEAGHEREFGRAYVEPTGGHGDDAMFTGLFSTGREEVWMSHGDRVTALAPGFEVIGASPNAPYAITADPARKFYAVQFHPEVHHTVNGARLLKNFTDLAGFSGDWTMGAYREEAIRQIREQVGSEKVICGLSGGVDSSVAAVLIHEAIGDQLTCVFVDTGMMRQGEAEEVVTLFRDHYNIPLIHADEADLFLDALDGVTDPEQKRKTIGKLFIDVFEKHAKSVGGAKFLAQGTLYPDVIESVSFTGGPSVTIKSHHNVGGLPERMDLALVEPLRELFKDEVRALGRELGLPEQFVGRHPFPGPGLAIRCPGEITRDKLAILRKADAVYLDQIRKHGLYDEIWQAFAVLLPVRTVGVMGDGRTYDYVCALRAVTSVDGMTADYYPFSHEFLGETATRIINEVDGINRVTYDITSKPPGTIEWE; from the coding sequence ATGACCGATCAGAGCCATGACCGCCTCCTCATCGTGGATTTCGGCTCCCAGGTGACGCAGCTCATCGCGCGCCGCCTGCGCGAGGCCCGGATCTACTGCGAAATCCATCCGTTCCAGAAGGTGACGGACACCTTCCTCGCCGACTTCGCGCCGAAGGCGGTGATCCTGTCCGGTGGCCCGGCCAGTGTCACGGAAGCAGGCAGCCCTCGCGCGGCGGAGGGTGTGTTCGGTGCAGGCGTGCCGGTGCTCGGCATCTGCTACGGCCAGCAGGTGATGATGGAGCAGCTCGGCGGCCGCGTGGAGGCAGGGCACGAGCGTGAGTTCGGCCGCGCCTATGTCGAGCCCACCGGCGGGCACGGCGACGACGCGATGTTCACCGGCCTGTTCTCCACGGGTCGTGAGGAAGTGTGGATGAGCCACGGTGACCGGGTCACCGCACTCGCCCCCGGCTTCGAAGTGATCGGTGCCTCGCCCAACGCGCCCTATGCGATCACCGCGGACCCGGCGCGGAAGTTCTACGCGGTGCAGTTCCACCCGGAGGTGCACCACACGGTCAACGGCGCGCGGCTCCTGAAGAACTTCACTGATCTCGCGGGCTTCTCCGGCGACTGGACCATGGGCGCCTACCGCGAGGAGGCGATCCGCCAGATCCGCGAGCAAGTCGGCTCGGAGAAGGTGATCTGCGGGCTGTCGGGCGGCGTGGACTCTTCCGTCGCCGCGGTGCTGATCCACGAGGCGATCGGCGACCAGCTCACCTGCGTCTTCGTCGATACCGGCATGATGCGGCAGGGCGAGGCGGAGGAGGTCGTGACCCTCTTCCGCGACCACTACAACATTCCACTGATCCATGCGGACGAGGCGGACCTGTTCCTCGATGCGCTAGACGGCGTGACGGACCCGGAGCAGAAGCGCAAGACCATCGGCAAGCTCTTCATCGACGTGTTCGAGAAGCATGCAAAGTCGGTCGGCGGAGCGAAGTTCCTCGCGCAGGGCACGCTCTATCCCGACGTGATCGAGAGCGTCAGCTTCACCGGCGGCCCCTCGGTCACGATCAAGAGCCATCACAACGTGGGCGGCCTGCCCGAGCGGATGGACTTGGCGCTGGTCGAACCGCTGCGCGAGCTCTTCAAGGACGAGGTCCGCGCCCTGGGCCGCGAGCTTGGCCTGCCCGAGCAGTTCGTCGGCCGGCATCCCTTCCCCGGCCCGGGCCTCGCGATCCGCTGCCCGGGCGAGATCACGCGCGACAAGCTCGCGATCCTGAGGAAGGCCGACGCGGTCTACCTCGACCAGATCCGCAAGCACGGCCTCTACGACGAGATCTGGCAGGCCTTCGCCGTGCTGCTGCCGGTGCGCACGGTCGGCGTGATGGGCGACGGGCGGACCTACGACTATGTCTGCGCCCTGCGTGCAGTGACCAGCGTCGACGGGATGACGGCAGACTACTATCCGTTCTCCCACGAATTCCTCGGCGAAACCGCGACCCGCATCATCAACGAGGTCGACGGCATCAACCGCGTGACCTACGACATCACCTCCAAACCACCGGGCACCATCGAGTGGGAATGA